The Plasmodium vivax chromosome 12, whole genome shotgun sequence genomic interval AGTGTGCCCCCAGTTTTGGGAACTCTTCACATGGAAAGGACATTTCGTGCATGTGCTGCAGCAAGTTGGCTGCTTTTCGCGTTTGTTTGCTTCGCTTTTGTGTACGCGCTTCTGTTTGCTTCACCTATGTTTGCTTCGCCTTTGCGCCAACGCAAAAGATCTGACCCCACTGCATTGCGGTCATCTTTTCCCCGCACTTTTCCGTTTGACCTTAATGCCACTTTGCGCTGATCGGCTGGCGGTGGTTGCAATAATTAACTAAACTGCATCTGCGCAGTGACTAATTAGgagaaattcaaaaaaaaatagaaataataaataattagcGGCATCATTACGAGGCACTGTGAAGCTCTTCTCCACAGCGCTGCGTTAGCCAAGCATTCCCATGCAATCACTTGTGGATTTAGAAAAACGTTCCGCTAGCAGCGAGGCGTCATATGCATGCAATGTATCCCCACTGTAATACACTGTTGTTGTAGTGGTGGAAGAACTGCCCATTCGAGCTGACATTCCTCTGGggaattggcaaaaaaaatcatttaagTGACGGGAAAAGATGTGAAAAGTTGATGAGCCCTGTGGGTGGATGTGAAATTTTGTTAACATATGATCAACtgtcaaaatggtgaagggCTGCTGCCCGAAGGGGGATAAGTCACGCGCGCCATTTAGCGCCTGCCGCGCgcacaaataattttatatgcatacatttgcGAGCTTTTGAGAGGGCGACCCGTCAAGGGAAGGCAACTCTCTCAAGGTGAACATTCGTGAAGAAACAGCTTCGGGTTAGCAAATGGGATATACTTCTTCCCTCCTATCGCTTTGGCGTCATTCTCCAGTTTGAGGCATTTCCGCCCATCTTTACATATGACCcgtcccctcttttttttttttttgtaagcACCACACCAATTAAAGAACCATGAAAGGTGTCAAGAAGGCGGGGCGAAAAGAGTCACCCAGTCGGGAAAAGACCTACGATGGTCCAAGGTATATCAAGCTATACGACTCAGGTTCTGAGTATACCGTGGATGAAAATGACGAGGGCCCCACATTTGCTCaccttaaaaatataaagatttgcaacgaagagaaaaagaaaacgctCAGTAAGATATGCTGCACCAAGAATTACCTTTTCGTTGGCACCTGTAGCGTGTTCAGCCAAGTGCGCGTCTTTAATTACACCAATTTGGTAAACTCAAAGAAGGAGAGCGAAGATTTGAGTAGTACCTCCGTAGAAGGCTACAACAAACGAACAAGTGAAGGACAGggtaaaaaagataaaaaggaggaagcgcGTGGGCAGAATAAACACTGTGAAGCCTTCATCAGCCTATGTGACATTTACAGGAAGAGCAAATTTTATACGGCCAAAGGGGACTCCAGAAATGATAACATGCTAAGCATAGACCTTTTCCACAATTCGGTTAATAGAAAAAGCGTGAAGAGAAGCAACAGTGTGCAGAAAAAGGTGCCTCAGGGGCATTCCCCGAACGAGGCAAACGTGAAGGAAGTtgcaccaaagggggaaagaagcgcCAGCGGCAATGTTGTAAAGgaggagagggagaaaaaaaaggaaaataatccAACCCTCATCAATTTGAAGGACAAACTGATGAACTTCAACCAAAAGGGCCTCCTAGAATTAAGCGACAACGAAGCAACATTTCGGGAGGAATATTTATACTATGACAACTTTGCGGGGATTCCCCCACCTAAAAAAGACACACACCCTATAAGAATTACCAACGAAATGAGGGAAGAGGAGAGAaacaaaagagaaaaagaagaagaaatggaaaagaaaaaaaaaatcgaagaagaaaatttgaGAAATGAACagttagcaaaaaatggtTGCTACTTGAATAAAGACATGCTAGAAATAAACGTAGATGTAATTAAGAGGAAAACAATACAGGTGAATAATTTGCTAGAGTACATTGGAGCTTTCGTTAATGTATCTTCCCCAATCATACTGATGAAAACAAATCgggaggaaaatattttatccgTTTTAACCTTCGGAGGGGATGTGTACAGCTACGATATCAGTGAGCATTCGCTAAAACAgctgagggaaaaaagaattaaaaaaatcgaattCTTTAGTAATATagagaattattttattgagcaagaaaagaataatacATCGAATGAATTTTTGGAGGAAGATTTTTCAGAGGAGGTAACTGCATCCGCATTGTCTCTTTCCAAATCTCATTTCACCAATTcggtaaaatattttgatttcCTCCCAGATGATAAAACGCTAATTTGTGTGGGACTAAATAAGGACTACTTCCTTTCATTTATTAACTGCcagaatgggaagaaaattatatatcataagaaaataaaagttaaaaagCCCAGCCATAGCGTTGCCCTGAACTCGAATAAAATGAGTAAAGACAAAATGCTGCCTACGCTCATGCACGATTTTAGCTATGTGTACGTGGaacgggagaaaaaaatttttaatggCGAAATTGGGAATTACGTTTACATTGGGTCCACTTGTGGTTACttggttttcatttttcttggCGACAAGTTTCTGCGGTTTGTTAATAATTTGCTGACGAGTGACCAGGTGAGGAGCGGCTCCCTGTTCACCTACCACGAGGGGACCGATGAAAGCGAGTGGGCCGATGAAAGCAAGTGGGCCGATGAAAGCGAGTGGGCCAAGACCGTCGCCCAGTGCGTCTTAGGCAACGTGGACGATGTGTATACGGTACGGAAGGACGAGTTGTATGCGTTCTTTGGGGATGAGCACAATGTTGGCAGCGGAACGAAGATGAATGGGAATGACCATCAGGGCGGAAACGTCGGTGGCAATCAAAGCGGCAACGTCGGTGGCAGCCTCAGCAACACCGCGAATCGATCCAGTGACCAGGGCGCGCCCCCCGACAACCCCaaggaaaacattttcaaaGAAGCAGATCACAACTCCTTTTCCTACGCTTTCTACATCGCCAAGAATGTGAAAATAAACTCTATTATAAGCCTCAGTACACACAAAAACGATCACATCCATTTGATTGTAGGGCTTAACGACGGAAGGTTGTTGGACTTCCTCTTTCGTATATCCCCGCACTTTACTCCCACCTCTTCCATCACGAGCTGTGGGTACTACCCCGCGTTGAGTCAAAATTGTTCGGAAAAAAACTCCAGTCATAATAAGcccccaaaaaatggggacacGGAAGGTGCTGCGGATAATCCTCCCTCCCCTATCGAAAATATTCACTTCATACaggaaagcgaaaaagaaTTGTATGACTTTACAGGGTTACACAAATCGAGCAgaataagcaaaataaatttgtatcAAAGTGGCTCGCAACATTCtcttgtttttataaattcaaaTGTGAAAAGAATTCGCGAAATGTCcgataaaaaattttacacaaCATATGTGTTAAATGTGTGTAGTAAACAAATTAGCATTCTGCATGAGCACCTCGCGTACATTATTGATTCCTGTGTGTGCTctcacttttatttttgcctaGATGACAATAACACAGTCGCcgtttttgcctcttcccgCGAGAGGTAAAACTCTGTTTGCGCGTTAACCGCGTGTGAAAGGAGTTTGTTTTTTGCGCAAATAATTGCACTTTCGAGGTATCGTCGTAGTGAAAATGATacggaaaaaagaaacgtaaaagaaatagcaaaagtaaatacaaaaaagaggCGGATACCCCTTGTTCGTGGACCCCCAAACATCGGGACAAAGTCCCACCCGCAAAGTTCCACtataaatggaaagaaaaccCTGCGCATAATCGCTTTCAATCTTAGCAAAAATTGGGGGTACCTTTTTTCGCGCTTTTCAAATTGGCCCCCGCTCGGCAGGCACCTGCCggaatgttaaaattttagcaaacatttaaatgttttttttttttttttcccccaattttgcGAACCATTTTTGGAAAGCTTATCTGGAATGCCCTCTACACATACTCGCTTCGCCAAATTAGGCAGTTTTACCCCCTCGTGGTGACCACTCCACATATGTGTGTTCACCTGATCGGTCCCCCCCAGCACTGAGCCAACCATGACGCTAATAAGAAAAGTTAACAGGAACGTCCTGCAGACCTTCAAAGAGCTATACAGAACGGGGAAAAGGCTGAACATCCACAAAACCACCTTTCTGTGCCAAacgtatgaaaaaaattgctggAGAAAAACAAGACTGAGGGAAGAAAAGGTTTAtcataagaaatataattttttaaaatatgcatatgatGTTGTGAACTACGgaattgaaaataatttaaaatttcaaattgaagaaaaaaacattgtGCAGGAGGAAGACTCATAcgtggaagaagaaagcaAAGACCATGATTGTGAAAAGAGCATAAAGGAGGAAGTAGCCACAGTAGatttggaaataaaaaatattttaaaattgctgGAAGATgtaaataagaaatataatcagaatacaaaaaatgccacacatatttattaccattttatgaacaaaaatgtgccgctgaaaaaaagtgaatttgtaaaaaaataccagAAGGTGTACAACGCAGCAGATTTGACAatactttattattatataaaaaaatttaaattacttACAAATAAGAAGAAGCATTTATCGAATAAGTTGCGCGTTTTAAAATTGAGGAAAAATGCCTTTGACATTGTGAACTACTCCTTTTCGGTGGACAAGCTAGAGCAGATGTTCTACGAGCACGCGAGGAAAATCAACGTGCTGTGATTCGCCGTGCGTATTCAGGCAGTTTGCCTCTCCTCATGTACACATGCCATGTGCGTACACCCCTGTGTGTGCTACCCTCTTCGCTAGCTCATTTCGGAAGGATAAAAATCGttcagcagcttcttctgATTGAGCGCCAGCTCGTTAGTCTTCTCGTCCATTTCTCTCTTATTCGTATCTGTCTCGTTTTTTATGCCCTTCACTTGGTTTTCCATGTGCTCCTTAAAGGTGATGATCTGCTCTTTGGCTTCGCGCATGTCGCTGCTTAGCTTCGAAGGGGAGCAGAAATGGGGCGCCGTAAAGACTTGTACACTTTTGCCCCCCATAAAGGGGTGCATATGCATATCCATGTGCTCACAGCATACGGAAGGATTACTTCACagtgaagaagcagacgTACCGAGTTGAGCGACTCCTCCATCTTTTTGTTGAGTGCCTCGTTTTCTTCGTTTATGAGCTGCAAAATttcgatgttttttttcttattgtCTATTTGATTGTTTTCCTTATAATTCGCTAGCTCCTCCTTAACGCTCTCTATGTTTGCGTTCATCACGCTTAGCAtctggggggaaaaacacacacGGGAGGTGGTAAatgagttttaaaaaatggagaaaggGCTTAGTGGTGCACACGCATCTATCTGAATAAGCATACACAAATGTAACCGCTTCACCCAGCAAAGCATAAAGGTGCAAAGGGTGTTAAATAATCCGTAGTACCCCCTTTATCTTGTCGAAGTAAGTCCGCATGCTCGTTTTGATgagatttatattttcctccttctccttcttcaatttgttcacatcattttttacaatctCCAACTGATCCACGAAGGTGTTGTTGTCCGTTGCCTTATCTTTATTGTTTCTGTTTAGCTGGTCCAGGTAATATTTTAACTCCTCTAGATTTTCATGCGTGTTATCCTTAAgggagtttattttttcatcaaaatatgccttcattttgtctATATGCTCAGACAAATCTTCATGCTTCCGTTTGTtgctctccttttcttctagGAACAAGTTGTGCAGGGTTTCAAAAACGTTTTTCCCTGCGTCCTTgtgaaatgaaatgaaagggggggggtatatgtgtgtgtctgCATAGGGGGAGACCCTCCACGTAGGCAACGGCGCAGTGGATCATCATCCATGTGTGTATGTCACGTGGGGCACTCATACTATGCATGGATCGGGGCGAACGAGTTGCGTTAAACGCACAGTGTGCAAGACGATTTATGGGGgttactttcttttttaaagccTCGGCGGCAGTTTTATTCTTCTCAGGGGGCGGGGCTTTCACGTTAGAGcgctccattttgtttcatttttcacgttAAGGTTTGAGCAAACGGGGGGGTGCGTAAGTGAAGGGGCACACACATATGAACGTGTGTGTTGGTACGCTCATACGCACACATCTGACAGGATCATCCCTTTTAAACCCTTTCCAGGAAAGCCATAACCCGAGGCACGGTTCGATACCTGCTGTGATGTAGCAGTAaattcaaaagggagaaaaaaaaaggaaaattctttttaattactttttttttttcacgctttATATCAACAAGACAGGGAGTTTTTTAAGGTAACATCCGTTTGAATGTTTGGCGGgggacttaaaaaaaaaaaaaaaaaaaactaattaaTGACACGTAGGTGTGTACGCATAAATGTACACGTGTAAATGCATGAGCAGAATGACTTCATATAATtcatgcattttaaaaaaaataatggcgCTGCTAAACGTGCCGTATCGGCTAAGAATTAGAGGGGGAGTGTTAAAGTGAAAAGTCAAAAAGCGCGAGATGCGTGATATCCCGTTATAGGTGGAGCaataaaggaacaaaaacgaaaaatactttaaaaatgggaaaactgCAAAAGGGTGATAAGATAACTAataagggtaaaaaaaaaaaaaaaaaaaattaacaaagagtaataataatatgtttCGTGTTAAGGCTAATGAATGCATAGACACATGAACTTcctttaatttaatttttgcttattGGTTCCACGCGGATCGGTCACTATcgcatttttatctttcgTGCCTCCCTACGGCGTACGCGCATGTGGCTAAATTGGTacacatgtacgtacgtatgccTCTGACGTTCGTGATAGCTCCACACACTGGTAGATACCCCCAAATGGCCACTACATAGAAAGCAAACTGAACTGGTATGCTTCTAATGTACACTCTACTTCATCTGTGCCTACTCGATCGCTCTTTATGTCTTTCCCTGGAACGGCTTGAGCTACTGGATCTACTTCTATGCGAAGGTGAATGCCTTCTCGACCGCTTGCTCCTGCTGGAGTGATGCGTCCGACTACTCCTATCATGGGACCTGTGATGCTTTGAACTTCTTCTATGGTCACTCGATCTTTTTCTGTGCTCACGATCGCGGTgacttctttcccttttggaggaCTTCTCATCATgcgcatatttttcttttctatatTCCTCAATAATTTGCTCTCGTTCCTTCTCACTCTCTTTCAATTTGCTTAGAGCGTTTCTTATCTTTTCAAATCCTAAGTGCTGCTTTCCATTGACATGGTTTTCAAATCTCTGGATGAGGTCCCCCGTCGATTTCATGGCTCCACATATTTCGCAAACCTGTGCAGGGGAGCGGTGTAATTGTCGAAAAAGTGAGCAGGTCAGATGTGCACATGTAATGTGTGCGATAGGCATTCGTTAATGCAGACGAGTACATATGTAGAAGTCCCATATGAAGGGCCtcttgatttttttttctttctatcCATTTTATATTACCTTCAAATTTGGCTCTGCCACCTTCTCAGGCTCCTCATTTAACCTCTTGATTTCCGCTTGGAGGGTGGTCACTTGGCTGCTAAAACTGTCGGCCTTGACTAAGTCCCCCTGCGGGAGTGGCACGTGGGAAAGACACCCCAAATGTTTTCAATAAGGATGTAAAAATGGTGTACAattatgcgcaaaaaaaaataaccacaATGAGAGTGGCGCTACCGGGGGAATGTGTGTTACCTTTTCGCgagcttcctcttcctgttTTTGCAAATCCTCTATGTGGCTATTGATGCTTTCGATTCTACAGgtggtgcaaaaaaaaaaaaagctgaaaTTACAATGATAGTGAGGCAACCGAATAACGGAACTGACGTTACGGCCATGTGACGCAACATTGTGCGTGCGGAAAACTTCCCTACTTGGTGCACCGCTGCACTTTCTTACCTCTCCTTCTTGTCAACGGGATTTTTGCTACTCTCCGACAGgtactttaatttttctttgctcCTCTCAATTTTGTGATCGGCCAATTCGACAATATTTTCCAGCGTTTCTggcagaaaaaggagaaaaaaaaatgggaaatccCAAATGGGGTACTATTTTATAAGtgcaaggggaagaaaagagtttccaaataaaaaaggcgTCATACTCATAAACTTTTGCTGATATTTTGCCAAGtagtatttataattttcatgaTTTGCCAGTTGTTCCTTTAGCACTTCTGAATGTATGTTTTTGCATCTACggaagggggaggcaaatAGGAGAGACACGTTTGACGCGGTTTAAAAGAATGCGGTCCATAGGCCTGCAAGTGTCTACCCACACTTGAGAGTCCTtatgcagatttttttttctttccttttcgaaaaattgaAGCCCCTTTATCTTGCGCAACGTGGTAACGTTCACGACAATGCGGGATGCCCAATAAAGGCAGGCTGTTTCTACATGCACGATTTATTCTTGCGATGAAACTGTGCACATAGGTAGTGTACACCAATGCGTACGTGCGGGCAGAGGTATGTCCCCCCTTTCTCCCCCTCAAGAGGGGCACACTTTCCCGAAACTTACCTCCCTATGTCACTTTTTGTGTTGGGGAAAAGATCGTGGGGACAAAAATCAATTAAGTAGTACTTGCACACCTTCCAAAAAGTAAAGAGGCAAATTTTTACGCGTGCACAATTTCATGCGAGTGCACATGAGGAGGTGCGCTCATCTTAACTGTTTTGGACCTACGTTGTCGTCTTTGAAGGTGTGCTTTTTCCTGGCATCCGTTTCGTTCCTGTCCTTTCCCATTAGGGAGTCCAACAACGCTGAGGAGTGTGCAAAGtggtaaaaaatatatatatatatgtgtaattatgtaaatgtgtgaatatatatgtatttatatatatatataaatacacataTCAGTGCACATCTCCGTAAGGCTATGCGCCCACGTTTTGGAACTCATAATATTGTTAAACTGGCGGGTTCACAAAATTAGGGGGTATACTTAAACGGTGGCCTCGTCGACATGATGCATACAGACGAACACGAGAGTAATGGCACTACATAAACCACCACGGCGCTGCATGTGAAGCCTCGAGTGCGACATTATCTGCGCGCCTCGGATGGAATCTGTGTGTGGTGAAAAACACAACCCCCTTGAACGCGGCAAACGTGGAAAACGCGTTAAACGTGGCAGACGCGACACATCTGCACGTACAATGCGCACAGGTGATATGTGTCCCTTCACACTTTTTTTCGCGTGAAacatattccttttttttttttttcttcttggtTACATCTCATTTCTTCCATAGTCACAAGGGAGGTGATCGCAAAATGTCCATTGCATACGAGGTGAAGTGGAGGCACGGCATGCTGCCCTGGGTAACGTGTGTGCGCTTTTGCACCTTCGCCTGTTAGCCTGTTCGCCCGTTCGCACTTATCCCCGCCTCTCTCCTCGTTTCACTGCTACTTCGTTTGTGTGCTCTCCAAACGTTAATTTAACCCTCGGTGGTTAAACCATTCATAATGTTCTTTCGAATTTTAACAACTCAGGGGGTTCAAAAGAGGCGGGTGAAATGGAACACACAAAATGCGCGATGCGTAGGAAGCACAAAAGCACGTGCAGGGAGGTACgcaaatgaatatatatacatatgtacacatgtatgttcacatatatacatgtatgctCATATATATTACACGCATCTGTGCACTTTTAACCTGCGAATTTGGCGCTGCCCTGACAAATGCGTTGCAgcagggcaaaaaaaaaaaggaagagaatcAAATGCTCACGGGGAAAAACGTAATAAAAGAAAcaggcaaaaatgaggaaaaaaaaaaaaaaaaaaaataataataaaataattaaatgaaaaaaaaccattAATGGTcaaacaaagggggaaatgccattttgtacaaatacagggcaaataaaaacatcACTCGAATCAAACATTTGGTAAAGCGAAATGTGCATACGTATCTGCCTATGTATGCTCAGCACATGCGGATGCATACTTTATGTGTGTTCGTGAGGgaatacaaaaatggggaaaacgaCCCTCAAAATTGACTCTTTTCATgtatacatgtgtatgtaaatatataatgcattttttcttttttttttttgcaaaacgagATACggttggggggaaaaaattaagaagagTTAACTTTCCGTAGATGGACTGCCTTTCTTTAACGCACcagtttttcttccctgGGTGTTCACAAACGGCATTGCGCAgatgtacacacatatgcacaaCACACACCCTTTCAGTTTTCTCCTCCTGTTAGCCAAAATTGTTAGAGCACAGCGGGTATGATATAAGCTTCAGTAATTCTTTAACCGTGGTGAACACTTTGctgtaaaaaatggcaccaTGGATGGGGGGCAGATGAAGTTAAAGGCGTCATGAAAGGGAGggaagttgcaaaaaagacCGCTCTGTGATTATGCCAACAGAACGGGAGGGCGCACAGCGTGCAGTTGGAATTTGGGAGGGGGTCAATTATGTGTTGCGGCTTTTTCGCTGTGCATGGGGAacctctccccttttcgccctcttcctttttttccacttacGTATTTTCCGTGTTTAGGCAGTCCAACAGGTAGGGGTAGCAAATGAACAGGTGCGCCTTGTCCTCTGAGCATGAGGGGagacaaaaagggagaattACTAATGGGGCTTCTCCAATGGGGCCTCTCAAATGGGGCTTCCCAACCGTGGCGGTGCAAAACCCCGCACGAGGCCAATTCCCCTCACGCCCTACCTGAGCATTTCAGTATCGAACTGCTCTTCATGTCGATGTAGGAGTAGTAACACTTcaacttcttcatttcgtatAAGATAAACAAAACTTCGTCAGCATTCTtgtttgggaaaaaaaaaaaaaaaaatgtggaaaaaaggaCAGCTATGTTGATATCTATCCGACATTGCCATTTTAGCtccttttacaattttaataaacagAAGTTCGCCCATCTGATTTACACTGTGAATGTTACAAACGTGGCTGGCAAAAAAAACcgtttatgtaaaaataaaaaacactgGGCAGTGATTAACCGGGGGAAAACGTCACACATTATTACCTCATTATTTTCACTTGAAAAGCTCCTCAGGGTCAGCACGCATTTCTTT includes:
- a CDS encoding hypothetical protein, conserved (encoded by transcript PVX_117830A), encoding MKGVKKAGRKESPSREKTYDGPRYIKLYDSGSEYTVDENDEGPTFAHLKNIKICNEEKKKTLSKICCTKNYLFVGTCSVFSQVRVFNYTNLVNSKKESEDLSSTSVEGYNKRTSEGQGKKDKKEEARGQNKHCEAFISLCDIYRKSKFYTAKGDSRNDNMLSIDLFHNSVNRKSVKRSNSVQKKVPQGHSPNEANVKEVAPKGERSASGNVVKEEREKKKENNPTLINLKDKLMNFNQKGLLELSDNEATFREEYLYYDNFAGIPPPKKDTHPIRITNEMREEERNKREKEEEMEKKKKIEEENLRNEQLAKNGCYLNKDMLEINVDVIKRKTIQVNNLLEYIGAFVNVSSPIILMKTNREENILSVLTFGGDVYSYDISEHSLKQLREKRIKKIEFFSNIENYFIEQEKNNTSNEFLEEDFSEEVTASALSLSKSHFTNSVKYFDFLPDDKTLICVGLNKDYFLSFINCQNGKKIIYHKKIKVKKPSHSVALNSNKMSKDKMLPTLMHDFSYVYVEREKKIFNGEIGNYVYIGSTCGYLVFIFLGDKFLRFVNNLLTSDQVRSGSLFTYHEGTDESEWADESKWADESEWAKTVAQCVLGNVDDVYTVRKDELYAFFGDEHNVGSGTKMNGNDHQGGNVGGNQSGNVGGSLSNTANRSSDQGAPPDNPKENIFKEADHNSFSYAFYIAKNVKINSIISLSTHKNDHIHLIVGLNDGRLLDFLFRISPHFTPTSSITSCGYYPALSQNCSEKNSSHNKPPKNGDTEGAADNPPSPIENIHFIQESEKELYDFTGLHKSSRISKINLYQSGSQHSLVFINSNVKRIREMSDKKFYTTYVLNVCSKQISILHEHLAYIIDSCVCSHFYFCLDDNNTVAVFASSRER
- a CDS encoding hypothetical protein, conserved (encoded by transcript PVX_117840A); translated protein: MTLIRKVNRNVLQTFKELYRTGKRLNIHKTTFLCQTYEKNCWRKTRLREEKVYHKKYNFLKYAYDVVNYGIENNLKFQIEEKNIVQEEDSYVEEESKDHDCEKSIKEEVATVDLEIKNILKLLEDVNKKYNQNTKNATHIYYHFMNKNVPLKKSEFVKKYQKVYNAADLTILYYYIKKFKLLTNKKKHLSNKLRVLKLRKNAFDIVNYSFSVDKLEQMFYEHARKINVL
- a CDS encoding hypothetical protein, conserved (encoded by transcript PVX_117835A), which encodes MERSNVKAPPPEKNKTAAEALKKKDAGKNVFETLHNLFLEEKESNKRKHEDLSEHIDKMKAYFDEKINSLKDNTHENLEELKYYLDQLNRNNKDKATDNNTFVDQLEIVKNDVNKLKKEKEENINLIKTSMRTYFDKIKGMLSVMNANIESVKEELANYKENNQIDNKKKNIEILQLINEENEALNKKMEESLNSLSSDMREAKEQIITFKEHMENQVKGIKNETDTNKREMDEKTNELALNQKKLLNDFYPSEMS
- a CDS encoding hypothetical protein, conserved (encoded by transcript PVX_117845A); translation: MGKDRNETDARKKHTFKDDNVCKYYLIDFCPHDLFPNTKSDIGRCKNIHSEVLKEQLANHENYKYYLAKYQQKFMKTLENIVELADHKIERSKEKLKYLSESSKNPVDKKERIESINSHIEDLQKQEEEAREKGDLVKADSFSSQVTTLQAEIKRLNEEPEKVAEPNLKVCEICGAMKSTGDLIQRFENHVNGKQHLGFEKIRNALSKLKESEKEREQIIEEYRKEKYAHDEKSSKRERSHRDREHRKRSSDHRRSSKHHRSHDRSSRTHHSSRSKRSRRHSPSHRSRSSSSSRSRERHKERSSRHR